Within Marinomonas mediterranea MMB-1, the genomic segment AAACAATATTCGGCCATATGCGAATTAAGCGCTTAGAGCCTTGCGACCACGAGCACGGCGACGAGCGATAACTTGACGACCGCCTTTAGTAGCCATACGTGCACGGAAACCGTGGTTACGCTTACGTTTTAATACGCTAGGTTGGAAAGTTCTTTTCATTTCTATTCTCTCACTGAATCAGTGTTTCAGAGTTTGAGGGTTAGCCTTAGCCAAGCCTCCATAACGATTTGATCGTATTTGATCGGTAAATCAGGGCGCGAATTCTAGAAGGTTTGCTTTTGAAATTCAATGAAAAACACGCTTTATTTGCTAAAAAATAAACACACATTTCATTAAATACTTACACACAGCTTTATTTCCCATTTGTGAATAAAAAAATACAAACAAAATTAGGTTTTCCACAAAATGTATATTTCCACAAAATAAATACTTTATAAACAGCTAGATATGAAAAAACCGTTTTGTGGGTAACGTGTTTTTCAAACCCCTGTTAATATGTTGATAACTAACCATTCTATTCACAACTATGTGATGTTTTGCACTGCTGTGAATAACTATTGCAGTTACTAACATTTTTCCACTCGCCTGTTAGCATGTGTGTTTTTTCGTATTTTATGTGGATAAGTTA encodes:
- the rpmH gene encoding 50S ribosomal protein L34, which produces MKRTFQPSVLKRKRNHGFRARMATKGGRQVIARRRARGRKALSA